Proteins encoded by one window of Polaribacter haliotis:
- a CDS encoding MaoC family dehydratase — translation MKITIGDTASISKTITEKDIQLFSEISLDINPIHLDKEYASSSRFKKRIVHGFLVGSYISAVLGTKLPGYGSIYLKQTMSFIKPVYYDETITAKVTVKEVDIKKARIILITNCFNQNNELVLEGEAYMKVDKTILF, via the coding sequence ATGAAAATAACCATCGGAGATACAGCTTCAATATCGAAAACTATAACTGAAAAGGATATACAATTGTTTAGTGAAATTAGTTTGGATATCAATCCTATTCATTTAGATAAAGAATATGCTTCTTCATCAAGATTTAAAAAAAGGATAGTGCATGGGTTTCTTGTTGGCTCCTACATTAGTGCTGTTTTGGGCACTAAACTTCCTGGATATGGAAGCATTTATTTAAAACAAACAATGAGCTTTATAAAGCCAGTGTATTACGATGAAACAATTACTGCTAAGGTGACTGTGAAGGAAGTTGATATAAAAAAAGCAAGAATTATTTTAATTACAAATTGTTTTAATCAAAATAATGAATTGGTACTTGAAGGAGAGGCGTATATGAAAGTAGATAAAACTATATTATTTTGA
- the aroQ gene encoding type II 3-dehydroquinate dehydratase yields the protein MKIIIINGPNLNLLGKREPEIYGSASFEDYFRDLQLKYKTIELSYFQSNVEGEIIDKIHEVGFDYNGIVLNAAAYTHTSVGIGDAVKGIETPVVEIHISNIHAREDFRHKSFIAPNAKGVIFGFGLKGYDLAIESFI from the coding sequence ATGAAAATTATAATTATAAACGGACCGAACTTAAATTTATTAGGGAAAAGAGAACCAGAAATTTATGGTTCTGCATCTTTTGAAGATTATTTTAGAGATTTACAACTAAAATATAAAACAATAGAATTGTCTTATTTTCAATCTAATGTAGAAGGAGAAATAATAGATAAAATACACGAAGTAGGTTTCGATTATAATGGCATTGTCTTAAATGCAGCTGCTTATACCCATACTTCAGTTGGTATTGGAGATGCTGTAAAAGGTATAGAAACTCCTGTTGTAGAGATTCATATCTCTAATATTCATGCTCGTGAAGATTTTAGACACAAAAGTTTTATTGCTCCAAATGCAAAAGGAGTAATTTTTGGATTTGGTTTAAAAGGATATGATTTGGCGATTGAAAGTTTTATATAG
- a CDS encoding ABC transporter permease has translation MERDKWLFEISPKNNLFDLNLKEVWQYRDLLILFVKRDVVTLYKQTILGPLWYLIQPLFTSVIFTLVFNNIAGISTGDVPPFLFNLAGVTIWNYFKECLTATSDTFKKNEAIFGKVYFPRVIMPMSIVVSNLLKFGIQIFIFICFYIYYALTGYEIMPNMYILFFPLLIIAMGMMGLGLGMIISSMVTKYRDLTFLVAFGVQLLMYLSAVMYPLDLMREKLINVEEGTDYSWVVDFNPIAHLIELGRYMLLNDGNYSVFGITYTAIFTIVIFFLGLLIFNKTEKTFIDTI, from the coding sequence ATGGAGCGAGATAAATGGCTTTTTGAAATATCCCCCAAAAACAATTTATTCGACTTAAATCTTAAAGAAGTTTGGCAATATAGAGATTTACTAATTCTTTTTGTAAAAAGAGATGTGGTTACTCTATACAAACAAACAATTTTAGGACCTTTGTGGTATCTAATTCAGCCTTTATTTACTTCTGTAATATTTACGTTAGTTTTTAATAATATTGCTGGAATTTCCACAGGAGATGTTCCACCTTTCTTATTCAATTTAGCAGGAGTTACCATTTGGAATTATTTTAAAGAATGCTTAACAGCAACTTCAGACACTTTTAAAAAAAATGAAGCCATTTTCGGTAAAGTATATTTTCCAAGAGTAATAATGCCAATGTCTATTGTAGTTTCCAATTTGTTAAAATTTGGAATTCAGATTTTTATATTTATTTGTTTTTATATTTATTATGCTTTAACAGGATATGAAATTATGCCAAATATGTATATTTTATTTTTTCCATTATTAATTATTGCAATGGGAATGATGGGTTTAGGTTTGGGAATGATTATTTCTTCTATGGTAACAAAATATAGAGATTTAACTTTTTTAGTTGCTTTTGGAGTACAATTGCTAATGTATTTATCTGCAGTAATGTACCCTTTAGATTTAATGCGAGAAAAGTTAATAAATGTTGAAGAAGGTACAGATTATTCTTGGGTGGTAGATTTTAACCCAATAGCTCATCTTATAGAACTTGGTAGATATATGCTTTTAAATGATGGAAATTATTCTGTTTTTGGAATTACATACACAGCTATATTTACCATTGTAATATTTTTCTTAGGATTATTGATTTTTAATAAAACCGAAAAAACTTTTATAGATACGATTTAG
- a CDS encoding DegT/DnrJ/EryC1/StrS family aminotransferase translates to MIPFLDLKRLNEKYKPEIELAIKRVLDSGWYILGNELKLFEKEFAKFSGVEYCIGVGNGLDALILILRAYKELGLLEDGDEILVPANTYIATILAITENRLKPVFVEPTLDSYNIDVVKIKEKITNITKAILPVHLYGQVCDMDSIIEVAKKYNLLVIEDAAQSHGASYKGKKAGNLGDAAGFSFYPGKNLGALGDAGAITTNNQELAKCITYLRNYGSTEKYIHKYKSFNSRLDEMQAAVLRVKLKYINQEIKKRQKLAKLYLEKIDNNKLILPKFNKIENHVFHLFVIRTKQRDKLQKYLLDKNIQTLIHYPIPPHKQLAYKEFSHLQLPITEKIHNEVLSLPISAVQTQKEIEEIIKILNDYA, encoded by the coding sequence TTGATTCCATTTTTAGATTTAAAAAGGCTTAATGAAAAATATAAACCTGAGATTGAACTCGCAATTAAAAGAGTTTTGGATTCTGGTTGGTATATTTTAGGTAATGAATTAAAGTTGTTTGAGAAGGAGTTTGCAAAGTTTTCAGGTGTTGAATATTGCATTGGAGTAGGAAATGGTTTAGATGCATTAATATTAATATTGAGAGCTTATAAAGAATTAGGTCTGTTAGAAGATGGAGATGAAATATTAGTCCCAGCAAACACATATATTGCAACTATATTAGCGATTACAGAAAATAGGTTGAAACCAGTTTTTGTCGAGCCTACTTTAGATTCTTATAATATAGATGTAGTTAAAATTAAAGAAAAAATAACAAATATAACAAAGGCAATACTTCCTGTACATTTATATGGACAGGTTTGTGATATGGATTCTATAATAGAAGTTGCTAAAAAATATAATTTACTTGTAATAGAAGATGCAGCACAATCACATGGCGCTTCTTACAAAGGTAAAAAAGCTGGAAATTTAGGAGATGCTGCAGGATTTAGTTTTTATCCAGGTAAAAACCTTGGAGCTCTTGGTGATGCAGGAGCTATTACAACTAATAATCAGGAGTTAGCAAAATGCATCACTTATTTAAGAAATTATGGTTCAACAGAAAAATATATTCATAAATATAAATCTTTTAATAGTAGGTTAGATGAGATGCAAGCGGCTGTATTAAGAGTGAAGTTAAAATATATTAATCAAGAAATAAAAAAAAGACAAAAATTAGCTAAACTTTATTTAGAAAAAATTGACAACAATAAATTAATACTTCCTAAATTCAATAAAATTGAGAATCACGTATTTCATTTATTTGTGATAAGAACAAAACAAAGAGATAAATTGCAGAAGTATTTATTAGATAAAAATATTCAAACACTAATACATTACCCTATTCCACCCCATAAACAATTAGCCTACAAGGAATTTTCACATTTACAATTACCAATTACAGAGAAAATTCATAATGAAGTTTTAAGCTTACCAATTAGTGCTGTACAGACTCAAAAAGAGATAGAAGAAATTATTAAAATTTTGAACGATTATGCTTGA
- a CDS encoding cell division protein ZapA, whose protein sequence is MGKLKINIVIAGRSYPLSVNNTKEEEGMRKAASAINNLISKYEQNYAVSDKQDVLAMCALQFASKLEISSLDKDQNSAEAIDKIKELTQLVDTHLT, encoded by the coding sequence GTGGGGAAATTAAAAATTAATATTGTTATTGCAGGTAGGTCTTACCCTTTAAGTGTAAATAATACCAAAGAAGAAGAAGGTATGCGTAAAGCGGCCAGTGCAATTAATAATTTAATTTCTAAATACGAACAAAATTATGCAGTTAGCGACAAACAAGATGTTTTAGCCATGTGTGCATTACAATTTGCATCTAAATTAGAAATTTCTTCCTTAGATAAAGACCAAAATAGTGCTGAAGCAATTGATAAAATTAAAGAGTTAACACAATTAGTGGATACTCATTTAACATAA
- a CDS encoding GNAT family N-acetyltransferase, translated as MDNKKIEIITYQPIFAKDFYELNVAWLEKYFYVEPYDEKVLSKPKENIINSGGFIFFAKYNGKIAGTVALKNQNTFFELTKMAVSPEFQGLGIGKKLLEFCIDFAIKKNWTSITLYSHRSLKSAIHIYKIYGFKEIPLEKDVHYERADIKMIMEL; from the coding sequence ATGGATAATAAAAAAATAGAAATTATAACTTATCAACCAATATTCGCAAAAGACTTTTACGAATTAAATGTAGCTTGGTTAGAAAAATATTTTTATGTAGAACCTTATGACGAAAAAGTATTAAGCAAACCAAAGGAAAATATTATTAATAGTGGTGGTTTTATTTTTTTTGCAAAATATAATGGTAAAATTGCTGGAACAGTAGCATTAAAGAATCAGAATACATTTTTTGAGCTCACAAAAATGGCTGTTTCACCAGAATTTCAAGGTTTAGGAATTGGTAAGAAATTATTAGAGTTTTGTATCGACTTTGCTATTAAAAAAAACTGGACAAGTATTACACTTTATTCTCATAGATCTTTAAAAAGTGCTATTCATATTTATAAAATATATGGTTTTAAAGAAATTCCTTTAGAAAAAGATGTGCATTACGAACGTGCAGACATTAAAATGATTATGGAATTATAA
- a CDS encoding outer membrane beta-barrel protein: MKKVLFIAFLVIASLGKINAQQGVLNGGVNFGLPNSVADNFYGVTLGAELNYMLPVSEKIGLGPSVEYNHFFGRETAGVNKTSIPDESFLPLSAALRFRVLPKFVLGANLGYAVAFSDGLDGGFYYKPIIGYQTNEDLQFNISYSNIATNGIDFSNVNIGVMFRL; this comes from the coding sequence ATGAAAAAAGTTTTATTTATTGCATTTTTAGTAATTGCAAGTTTAGGAAAAATTAATGCACAACAAGGAGTTTTAAACGGAGGTGTAAATTTTGGTTTACCAAATAGTGTCGCAGATAATTTTTATGGAGTTACTTTAGGAGCAGAGTTAAATTATATGTTACCAGTTTCAGAAAAGATAGGTTTAGGACCTTCTGTGGAATACAACCATTTTTTTGGAAGAGAAACTGCAGGAGTTAATAAAACTTCTATTCCAGATGAATCTTTTTTACCATTATCAGCTGCCTTAAGATTTAGGGTTTTACCAAAATTCGTATTGGGTGCCAATTTAGGTTATGCTGTTGCTTTTTCAGATGGGCTTGATGGAGGTTTTTACTATAAGCCAATTATAGGTTATCAAACCAATGAAGATTTACAATTTAATATATCATACTCTAATATTGCTACAAATGGAATCGATTTTTCGAACGTTAATATAGGAGTAATGTTTAGACTTTAA
- the xerD gene encoding site-specific tyrosine recombinase XerD: MNWQHAIKDYQLFLKIERGLSKNTIESYTRDLQKLNLFLNKNEIKVSPTEIDSSIIKQFVYEIAKSVNPRSQARIISGLRSFFDFMVFEDYRKTNPTDLIETPKTGRKLPDTLSEEQIDELISAVDLSHSQGERNRTILETMYSCGLRVGELVTLKISDLFFEEGFIRVLGKGNKERYIPIHNTAKKYITIYINQIRNHIKPKKSFEDTLFLNRRGSGLSRQMVFMIIKDLAVKIDLKKKISPHTLRHSFATHLLKGGADLRAIQQMLGHESITTTEVYVHVDKSFLKDVLEKYHPRK, encoded by the coding sequence ATGAATTGGCAACACGCAATTAAAGATTATCAGTTATTTTTAAAAATTGAACGTGGACTTTCTAAAAACACTATAGAGAGTTACACTCGAGATTTACAAAAGTTGAATTTATTTTTAAATAAAAATGAAATAAAAGTTTCTCCCACAGAAATTGATTCGTCAATTATAAAACAGTTTGTCTATGAAATTGCAAAAAGCGTAAATCCAAGAAGTCAGGCAAGAATAATCTCTGGTTTGCGCAGTTTTTTTGACTTTATGGTTTTTGAAGATTACAGAAAAACAAATCCCACAGATTTAATAGAAACTCCAAAAACTGGAAGGAAATTACCAGATACGCTTTCAGAAGAACAAATAGACGAATTAATTTCAGCAGTCGATTTAAGTCATTCTCAAGGAGAAAGAAACAGAACTATTTTAGAAACGATGTATAGTTGTGGTTTACGAGTTGGAGAATTAGTAACCCTAAAAATTTCCGACTTATTTTTTGAAGAAGGCTTTATTCGTGTTTTAGGAAAAGGAAATAAAGAAAGATACATTCCCATTCATAATACCGCTAAAAAGTATATTACAATTTATATCAATCAGATTAGAAACCACATTAAACCTAAAAAGAGTTTTGAAGATACCTTATTTTTAAACAGAAGAGGAAGTGGCTTATCGCGACAAATGGTTTTTATGATTATTAAAGATTTAGCAGTTAAAATCGATTTGAAGAAAAAAATTAGTCCACATACTTTGCGACATTCCTTTGCTACACATTTATTAAAAGGAGGTGCAGATTTAAGAGCAATTCAACAAATGCTAGGTCATGAAAGTATTACAACCACAGAAGTTTATGTTCATGTAGATAAAAGTTTTTTAAAAGATGTATTAGAAAAATACCATCCTAGAAAATAA
- a CDS encoding ABC transporter ATP-binding protein, with amino-acid sequence MKEDIILKVENLSKQYRLGTIGTGTISHDFNRFLAKIRGKEDPYLKIGESNDRSSKGKSEYVWALKDINFEVKRGEVLGIIGKNGAGKSTLLKILSKVTGPTEGFIKSKGRIASLLEVGTGFHPEMTGKENIFLNGAILGMTKKEINSKLDEIVSFSGCERYIDTPVKRYSSGMKVRLAFAVAAHLEPDILVVDEVLAVGDIEFQKKAIGKMQDISKTDGRTVLFVSHNMAAVRSLCNKAIVLDNGQLKFEGSVDNSLNFYKELSKKLSYEKSIKKIKNKHIALENITVTPIEGSILSINSGIDILIKFKNFSGNINLDCTVEIVNQDEVIIYHNGALVLINNDSKVGTYQLNTQIPAYLLNSGFFTINLIFGKDQKYVLLEALEVVSFEVDNLGSKNTNKKPGILYEGFEWKSHFYEK; translated from the coding sequence ATGAAAGAAGATATTATTTTAAAGGTCGAAAACCTATCCAAACAATATCGTTTAGGAACTATTGGTACAGGTACTATTAGTCACGATTTTAATCGTTTTTTAGCAAAAATTAGAGGTAAAGAAGATCCGTATTTAAAAATTGGAGAATCTAATGATAGGTCATCAAAAGGAAAATCGGAATATGTTTGGGCTTTAAAAGACATTAATTTTGAAGTAAAAAGAGGAGAGGTTTTAGGAATTATAGGAAAAAATGGTGCAGGAAAATCGACATTATTAAAAATACTTTCTAAAGTTACAGGTCCTACAGAGGGTTTTATAAAATCGAAAGGAAGAATCGCCTCTTTATTAGAAGTTGGTACAGGTTTTCACCCAGAAATGACAGGGAAAGAAAACATTTTTTTAAATGGAGCTATTCTTGGAATGACCAAAAAAGAAATAAATTCTAAATTAGATGAAATTGTGTCTTTTTCTGGTTGCGAACGTTATATAGATACCCCAGTAAAAAGGTATTCTAGCGGAATGAAAGTTCGTTTGGCTTTTGCAGTAGCCGCACATTTAGAACCAGATATTTTGGTGGTAGATGAAGTTTTGGCTGTTGGAGATATTGAGTTTCAAAAGAAAGCAATTGGTAAAATGCAAGATATTTCTAAAACAGATGGTAGAACTGTTTTGTTTGTGAGTCATAATATGGCAGCTGTAAGAAGTCTTTGCAATAAAGCGATTGTTTTGGATAATGGTCAATTAAAATTTGAAGGATCTGTTGACAATTCTTTAAATTTTTATAAAGAATTATCTAAAAAATTAAGTTATGAAAAGAGCATAAAAAAAATTAAGAATAAACATATTGCATTAGAAAATATTACTGTAACTCCAATAGAAGGTAGTATATTGTCAATTAATTCTGGAATTGATATTTTAATAAAATTTAAAAATTTTTCAGGAAATATAAATTTAGATTGTACAGTTGAAATTGTAAATCAAGACGAAGTTATTATTTATCATAATGGAGCTTTAGTTTTAATTAATAATGATTCAAAAGTTGGGACTTATCAATTAAATACTCAAATACCAGCATATTTATTAAATTCTGGTTTTTTTACAATTAATTTAATTTTTGGTAAGGATCAAAAATACGTGCTTTTAGAAGCATTAGAAGTTGTGTCTTTCGAAGTAGACAACTTAGGGAGCAAGAATACAAATAAAAAACCAGGGATTTTGTACGAGGGTTTTGAATGGAAATCACATTTTTATGAAAAATAA
- the rny gene encoding ribonuclease Y, whose amino-acid sequence MDGMLLPIIVGIIGIAIGFIVAKSIEKSKGKKLLNSTRKEANSILKEAKVDAESIKKEKILQAKEKFIELKSEHEKVILSREKKISDVEKRIRDRESQVASEVDKNKKLNRSLEEKEKDYDFKLDFLEKKEDDLDKMHKRHVDMLEQISGLSADEAKKELVSSLKDEAKTEAMAFVQTSIEEAKLTAEQEARKIVLGTIQRVGVEQAVENCVSVFNLESDDVKGRIIGREGRNIRAIEAATGVEIIVDDTPDAIILSCFDPIRREIARLSLHKLVTDGRIHPARIEEVVGKTEKQITQEIIEVGKRTVIDLGIHGLHPELVKAVGRMKYRSSYGQNLLQHSREVANLCGIMAAEMGLNSKVAKRAGLLHDIGKVPNEESELPHALLGMQWAEKYGEKPDVCNAIGAHHDEIEMKSLISPIVQVCDAISGARPGARRQVLDSYIQRLKDLEDIAFGFTGVQKAYAIQAGRELRVMVESTKVNDTKASELSFSISQKIQNDMTYPGQVKVTVIRETRAVNVAR is encoded by the coding sequence ATGGACGGAATGTTACTTCCCATTATTGTGGGAATCATAGGAATTGCAATTGGTTTTATCGTTGCAAAATCAATAGAAAAATCTAAAGGGAAAAAGTTATTAAACTCTACAAGAAAAGAAGCAAATTCTATTCTTAAAGAAGCCAAAGTCGACGCAGAATCAATAAAAAAAGAAAAGATTTTACAAGCGAAAGAAAAATTTATAGAACTTAAATCCGAGCACGAAAAAGTAATATTATCTAGAGAAAAGAAGATTTCTGATGTTGAAAAAAGAATTAGAGATAGAGAATCACAAGTAGCATCTGAAGTTGATAAGAATAAAAAATTAAATCGCTCTTTAGAAGAAAAAGAAAAAGACTACGATTTTAAACTAGATTTTCTAGAAAAAAAAGAAGACGATTTAGATAAAATGCACAAACGTCATGTAGACATGTTGGAGCAAATTTCCGGATTATCTGCAGATGAAGCTAAAAAAGAATTGGTTTCTTCTTTAAAAGATGAAGCAAAAACAGAAGCAATGGCTTTTGTACAAACATCCATAGAAGAAGCTAAATTAACAGCAGAACAGGAAGCAAGGAAAATTGTTTTAGGAACCATACAAAGAGTAGGAGTAGAACAAGCTGTAGAAAACTGTGTTTCTGTTTTTAACTTAGAATCGGATGATGTAAAAGGAAGAATTATTGGTAGAGAAGGTAGAAATATTAGAGCGATTGAGGCTGCAACTGGTGTAGAAATTATTGTTGATGACACTCCAGATGCAATTATACTTTCTTGTTTCGATCCAATTCGTAGAGAAATTGCGCGTTTATCTTTGCACAAGTTAGTTACAGATGGTAGAATTCATCCAGCGAGAATCGAAGAAGTTGTTGGAAAAACAGAAAAGCAAATTACCCAAGAAATTATAGAAGTTGGTAAAAGAACAGTTATTGATTTAGGAATACATGGACTGCATCCAGAATTAGTAAAAGCTGTAGGTAGAATGAAATACAGATCTTCTTACGGACAAAATTTATTACAGCACTCGCGTGAAGTTGCCAACTTATGTGGAATTATGGCAGCAGAAATGGGTTTAAATTCTAAAGTTGCAAAACGTGCTGGTTTATTACATGATATTGGTAAGGTACCAAATGAAGAAAGTGAACTTCCACATGCATTATTAGGAATGCAATGGGCAGAGAAATATGGTGAAAAGCCAGATGTTTGTAATGCAATTGGAGCGCACCATGACGAAATTGAAATGAAGAGTTTAATCTCTCCAATCGTACAAGTTTGTGATGCTATTTCTGGAGCAAGACCTGGAGCAAGACGTCAAGTTTTAGATTCTTACATACAACGTTTAAAAGATTTAGAAGATATTGCATTTGGTTTTACAGGTGTACAAAAAGCGTATGCTATACAAGCTGGTCGTGAATTAAGAGTAATGGTAGAAAGTACAAAAGTAAACGATACCAAAGCATCTGAATTATCATTTAGTATTTCTCAGAAAATACAAAATGATATGACATATCCTGGACAAGTAAAAGTTACAGTAATTCGTGAAACAAGAGCAGTAAATGTTGCTAGATAG
- a CDS encoding transporter: MKKVLFIAFLAIAGLGKMNAQEGVLNGGFNIGLPTGDFNNSNSFTLGAELNYMFPVAEGFTLGPSIQYSHFFGKDIDLVGGGTFDTPDTSFLPISGAARFNVSDKFVVGANIGYAVGINEGNEGGFYYRPIIGYKVGETTQLNLSYSGISNDGITASNVSLGVMFGI, encoded by the coding sequence ATGAAAAAAGTACTATTTATTGCATTTTTAGCAATTGCAGGATTAGGAAAAATGAATGCTCAAGAAGGAGTCTTAAATGGAGGATTTAATATTGGTTTACCAACAGGAGACTTTAATAATTCAAATAGCTTTACTTTAGGAGCTGAATTAAATTATATGTTTCCAGTAGCAGAAGGTTTTACTTTAGGGCCTTCAATCCAATATTCTCATTTTTTTGGTAAAGATATTGATTTAGTTGGTGGAGGAACTTTTGACACACCAGACACTTCTTTTTTACCAATTTCTGGTGCAGCAAGATTTAATGTGTCAGATAAATTCGTAGTCGGAGCTAACATTGGTTATGCAGTTGGTATTAATGAAGGCAATGAAGGAGGTTTCTATTACAGACCAATTATAGGTTACAAAGTTGGAGAAACTACACAATTAAACTTATCTTATTCAGGTATATCTAATGATGGTATAACTGCTTCTAATGTAAGTTTAGGAGTTATGTTTGGAATTTAA
- a CDS encoding sugar 3,4-ketoisomerase codes for MKNKKPYIIEFDSIGSSELGYISVAEAQKQVPFDIKRVYWTYFTPNNVQRGHHAHKNLQQIIVAVSGVIEFKLTDKLGFEQVYILNTPSKGLYIPELYWREISFSHNAVLLCLASEFYIKSDYIRNFQKFKNH; via the coding sequence ATGAAAAATAAAAAACCATATATCATAGAGTTTGATTCTATTGGTTCAAGTGAATTGGGTTATATTTCTGTTGCAGAAGCACAGAAACAAGTGCCATTTGATATTAAACGTGTTTATTGGACGTATTTTACACCAAATAATGTACAAAGGGGACATCATGCTCATAAAAATTTGCAGCAAATAATTGTTGCTGTTTCAGGTGTTATAGAGTTCAAACTAACTGACAAGTTAGGGTTTGAGCAAGTTTATATTTTAAATACCCCCTCTAAAGGTTTATATATTCCAGAATTATATTGGAGAGAAATCTCTTTTTCACATAATGCGGTTCTTTTATGTTTGGCCTCAGAATTTTATATTAAAAGCGATTACATAAGAAATTTTCAAAAATTCAAAAATCATTAA
- a CDS encoding TM2 domain-containing protein has protein sequence MKKSLSICAFLFAFLAFSFNTHASFPVKKKTEKVEVIKDNKVEKKEVTSYAAPYSGKSQTTALLLSIFLGGLGVDRFYLGYTLLGVLKLITLGGFGIWYIIDLVLIITGDLQPKNGSYSKTL, from the coding sequence ATGAAAAAATCATTATCTATTTGTGCATTTTTATTTGCTTTCTTAGCATTTTCTTTCAACACACACGCTTCTTTTCCAGTAAAAAAGAAAACCGAAAAAGTTGAAGTTATTAAAGACAATAAAGTTGAAAAGAAAGAAGTTACTTCTTATGCAGCTCCTTATTCAGGAAAAAGCCAAACAACTGCTTTGTTATTATCTATCTTTTTAGGAGGTTTAGGAGTCGATAGATTTTATTTAGGCTACACTTTATTAGGTGTACTTAAATTAATAACTTTAGGTGGTTTTGGAATTTGGTATATTATTGATCTTGTTTTAATAATTACTGGAGATTTACAACCAAAAAATGGAAGTTACTCTAAGACTTTATAA